The DNA region CGGCGATCGCCCGAGCGACCGAACGTTGTGTGGCGAGAAGTTTGGAAAAAACGATTCGCTATGCGGTCGAACAAGGTCACCCCAAAGAAGTGTTAATCGTCGGCGGTGTGGCCGCCAATCGCTATATCAAGGATCGATTGCAAGAACGATTAGAGCACCGCGCAGTTGGGTGCCGTCTCTATTTTGCGGAGCCTGAATATTCAGGAGACAATGCGTTCGGCGTCGCTTATATCGGTTTGAATAGATGGAGGAAAACAAATGCGTAACAGGCTGAAAGCGCGATATATGTTGATAACCTTTACAATTTTCCCATCAACCACTAAACTTAGAAAAAAGATGAGGAGGATGGGACGATGATTATTGATGGAAAACAAGTAGCGCAAGATATACGCAATGAATTGAAACAGGAAGTAAGCGAGTTAAATGAAAAAGGGTTGAAACCGGGATTGACCGTTATTTTAGTCGGCGAGGATCCAGCTTCCCAATCGTACGTCAAAGGGAAAGAAAGAGGCTGCGAGGAAGTTGGTATTGTTTCGAATGTGATTCGAAAGCCAGCGACGACAACAGAAGAAGAAGTATTAGGGCTTGTTCAACAATTGAATGAGGATCCTGCCGTACACGGGATTTTAGTGCAATTGCCATTGCCTAACCACATCTCTGAAGACCTTGTAATTCAAGCAATTGATCCGGACAAAGATGTTGACGGTTTTCACCCGATTAACGTCGGTAGAATGATGATCGGACAACCGTGCTTTTTACCGTGCACGCCACATGGGGTCATTGAAATGATCAAACGGACAGGAACAGAAATTTCAGGAAAACATGCGGTTGTGATTGGACGCAGCAATATCGTTGGAAAGCCGGTTTCGATGTTGTTGTTGCAAGAAAACGCAACGGTTTCTATTTGTCATTCGCGCACGGCG from Ammoniphilus oxalaticus includes:
- the folD gene encoding bifunctional methylenetetrahydrofolate dehydrogenase/methenyltetrahydrofolate cyclohydrolase FolD, with the protein product MIIDGKQVAQDIRNELKQEVSELNEKGLKPGLTVILVGEDPASQSYVKGKERGCEEVGIVSNVIRKPATTTEEEVLGLVQQLNEDPAVHGILVQLPLPNHISEDLVIQAIDPDKDVDGFHPINVGRMMIGQPCFLPCTPHGVIEMIKRTGTEISGKHAVVIGRSNIVGKPVSMLLLQENATVSICHSRTADLAAITRQADILVVGVGAAHMIGAEHVKPGAIVIDVGVNRIETGKLVGDVRFDEVKEIASHITPVPGGVGPMTITMLLKNTVEACKNQAVTQEA